A stretch of Acidobacteriota bacterium DNA encodes these proteins:
- a CDS encoding GYD domain-containing protein, protein MPIYVTLLKNTAQGAKEIKDFGNAVEEAAGWIARDGGKILGAYALQGHYDFLWITEYPDGTGIGKSLLSAAARGLVVTETLEALPIDKFVSLLKSPAMTERFGQIKS, encoded by the coding sequence ATGCCTATCTATGTGACACTTCTCAAAAACACGGCGCAGGGCGCCAAGGAAATCAAGGACTTTGGAAACGCCGTCGAAGAAGCGGCCGGATGGATCGCTCGCGATGGCGGCAAGATACTCGGCGCCTATGCCCTTCAGGGTCACTACGATTTTCTCTGGATCACCGAGTACCCCGACGGGACGGGAATAGGAAAGTCGCTGTTGTCGGCGGCGGCCAGGGGGCTGGTTGTCACTGAAACCTTGGAAGCCCTCCCGATCGATAAGTTTGTATCGCTGTTGAAGTCACCCGCGATGACCGAGCGATTCGGCCAGATCAAGTCGTAA
- the carB gene encoding carbamoyl-phosphate synthase large subunit → MPKRTDIHKILIVGSGPIVIGQACEFDYSGTQACKALRSEGFEVVLINSNPATIMTDPEIADRTYVEPLTLEAVRAVIERERPDALLPTVGGQTALNIAVALAEDGTLERLGVELIGAKLEAIKVAEDRLLFKRAMEEIGLEMPRSGYVKSIAEARELAKTLGYPAIIRPSFTLGGTGGGIAFNAEEYEAIVPRALASSPVHETLIEQSIIGWKEYELEVMRDLADNVVIICSIENFDAMGIHTGDSITVAPAQTLTDREYQVMRDAAIRVIRKVGVETGGSNIQFALNPQDGRLMIIEMNPRVSRSSALASKATGFPIAKIAAKLAVGYTLDEIPNDITRKTPASFEPTIDYCVVKIPKWAFEKFPSSDPTLGTQMKSVGEAMAIGRTFKEAFQKGLRSLEVRSAFRVPSDLDDTELRRRLVVPSAERVYFVMHALTLGYSTEELHDLTKIDPWFLDNLSQIVERERELRRERIETISPGDLREAKRMGFSDQRLATVLGTTEDRVRRTRIEMGIRPVFKRVDTCGAEFESFTPYLYSTYEDEDEADPTSNKKVMILGSGPNRIGQGIEFDYCCCHAAFALKEEGYESIMVNCNPETVSTDYDTSDRLYFEPVTFEDVMEIVERERPDGVIVQFGGQTPLNLAMSLLEAGVPIIGTSPESIDLAEDRKRFGSLLVELGIPQPPNGTATSNEEARDAAVEIGYPVLVRPSYVLGGRAMQIVYDEATLDNYMTFAVEASPEHPVLIDSFLEDAVEIDVDALADGERVVIAGIQQHIEEAGIHSGDSSCVLPPWGIKLEHLDAMRRYTRELARALNVIGLMNIQFAIWRDKVYVLEVNPRASRTVPFVSKATGVPLAKVAARLMVGRKLSEFNLPDELAVDRFYIKSPVFPFAKFPGVDPILGPEMRSTGEVMGVAEGFGSAYLKAQQGAGTNLPREGTVFISVNDHDKRIVLELAQELHEMGFKLVATRGTQKRLEAEGLPCGFVYKVTEGRPNIADLVKSKQVHLIINTPLGRTSFYDERSIRRAAIQYSVPCVTTMTGAVATVAAIRALREEELQVRSLQDYHAQAASK, encoded by the coding sequence ATGCCAAAACGCACCGACATTCACAAGATCTTGATCGTAGGCTCGGGCCCCATCGTCATCGGACAGGCCTGCGAATTCGACTACTCCGGCACGCAAGCTTGCAAGGCGCTTCGTAGCGAAGGGTTTGAGGTCGTCCTGATCAACTCGAACCCCGCGACGATCATGACCGATCCGGAGATTGCCGATCGCACTTACGTTGAGCCGCTCACGCTCGAGGCGGTGCGTGCGGTGATCGAACGCGAGCGACCCGATGCGCTGCTGCCGACGGTCGGCGGACAAACCGCGCTTAACATCGCGGTCGCGCTCGCCGAAGACGGAACACTCGAGCGCCTGGGTGTTGAGCTGATAGGCGCGAAACTCGAAGCGATCAAAGTTGCAGAGGACCGCCTGCTCTTCAAACGTGCGATGGAGGAAATCGGGCTGGAAATGCCGCGTTCCGGTTACGTCAAATCAATCGCAGAGGCGCGCGAGCTCGCGAAGACTCTCGGCTATCCGGCGATCATCCGCCCGTCGTTCACGCTGGGCGGCACGGGGGGCGGCATCGCATTCAACGCCGAAGAATACGAAGCCATCGTTCCTCGAGCGCTCGCTTCTTCGCCGGTGCACGAGACCTTGATCGAGCAGTCGATCATCGGCTGGAAAGAGTATGAGCTTGAAGTGATGCGCGACCTCGCCGACAACGTCGTCATCATTTGCTCGATTGAGAACTTCGACGCGATGGGAATTCACACCGGCGATTCGATCACCGTTGCGCCCGCGCAGACGCTGACCGACCGCGAGTATCAGGTGATGCGCGACGCCGCGATTCGCGTCATCCGAAAGGTCGGAGTCGAAACCGGCGGCTCGAACATTCAGTTTGCGCTCAATCCGCAAGACGGCCGCTTGATGATCATCGAGATGAACCCGCGTGTGTCGCGCTCTTCTGCTCTGGCATCGAAGGCAACCGGTTTCCCTATCGCCAAGATCGCGGCGAAGCTCGCCGTCGGCTACACGCTCGACGAGATACCCAACGACATCACTCGCAAGACGCCCGCCAGCTTCGAGCCGACCATCGACTATTGCGTCGTCAAAATACCCAAGTGGGCTTTCGAAAAGTTCCCCTCGAGCGACCCTACGCTGGGCACTCAAATGAAGTCGGTCGGCGAAGCGATGGCTATAGGCCGCACCTTCAAGGAAGCCTTTCAAAAAGGGCTGCGCTCTCTCGAAGTTCGCAGCGCGTTCCGGGTGCCTTCCGATCTTGACGATACGGAGCTGAGGCGCAGGTTGGTGGTGCCGTCCGCGGAGCGCGTCTACTTCGTGATGCACGCTCTGACCTTGGGCTATTCGACTGAGGAGCTTCACGATCTGACAAAGATCGATCCGTGGTTTCTCGACAACCTTTCTCAGATCGTCGAGCGCGAACGCGAGCTTCGGCGCGAGCGGATCGAGACAATCTCGCCAGGCGACCTGCGCGAGGCCAAGCGAATGGGCTTCTCCGATCAACGGCTAGCGACCGTGCTCGGAACGACCGAAGACCGCGTTCGCCGCACGCGGATCGAAATGGGAATCCGGCCCGTCTTCAAACGAGTCGACACCTGCGGCGCGGAGTTCGAGTCCTTCACTCCTTATTTGTACTCGACCTATGAAGACGAAGATGAAGCCGACCCGACTTCGAACAAGAAGGTGATGATTCTGGGTTCGGGACCTAACCGCATCGGGCAAGGCATCGAGTTTGATTATTGCTGCTGCCACGCGGCGTTCGCGCTGAAGGAAGAAGGCTACGAGTCGATCATGGTCAACTGCAACCCCGAGACGGTCTCGACCGACTATGACACTTCCGACCGCCTGTACTTCGAACCGGTTACCTTCGAAGACGTGATGGAAATAGTCGAGCGCGAGCGACCCGATGGAGTCATCGTTCAGTTTGGCGGGCAGACGCCGTTGAATCTCGCGATGAGTTTACTCGAAGCGGGTGTCCCAATCATCGGCACGTCGCCTGAGTCGATCGACCTTGCTGAAGACCGAAAGCGATTCGGCAGCCTGCTAGTCGAGCTTGGCATTCCACAGCCGCCCAATGGAACCGCGACGTCGAATGAAGAAGCTCGCGACGCGGCGGTCGAGATCGGTTATCCCGTGCTTGTGCGGCCGAGTTATGTGCTTGGCGGGCGCGCGATGCAGATCGTCTACGATGAAGCGACCCTCGACAACTACATGACTTTCGCCGTCGAAGCTTCGCCGGAGCACCCGGTGCTGATCGATTCATTCCTCGAAGACGCGGTCGAGATCGACGTCGATGCCCTGGCCGACGGCGAGCGAGTCGTCATCGCGGGCATTCAACAGCACATCGAAGAAGCCGGCATTCACTCAGGCGATTCGTCGTGCGTTCTTCCACCCTGGGGAATCAAGCTCGAGCACCTTGACGCGATGCGTCGTTATACGCGGGAGCTTGCTCGTGCCTTGAACGTGATCGGGCTGATGAACATACAATTCGCGATCTGGCGCGACAAGGTTTACGTGCTGGAGGTGAACCCGCGGGCGTCGCGGACTGTGCCGTTCGTATCAAAAGCCACGGGCGTCCCGCTCGCGAAGGTTGCAGCTCGGCTGATGGTTGGGAGGAAGCTTTCAGAGTTCAACCTTCCCGATGAGCTTGCGGTGGATCGCTTCTACATCAAATCGCCGGTCTTCCCTTTCGCGAAATTCCCAGGCGTCGATCCGATTCTCGGCCCTGAGATGCGCTCAACCGGCGAAGTGATGGGAGTAGCAGAAGGCTTCGGCAGCGCTTACTTGAAAGCTCAGCAGGGCGCTGGCACGAACCTTCCGCGAGAAGGAACGGTGTTCATCAGCGTGAACGATCACGACAAACGTATCGTTCTTGAGCTTGCGCAGGAGCTTCACGAGATGGGTTTCAAGCTGGTTGCCACACGCGGCACGCAGAAGAGACTTGAAGCGGAAGGCTTGCCGTGCGGATTCGTCTACAAGGTAACCGAAGGCCGTCCCAACATCGCCGACCTTGTGAAGAGCAAACAGGTTCATTTGATCATCAACACCCCGCTCGGTCGAACTTCGTTTTATGACGAGCGCTCGATCCGCCGCGCGGCTATTCAGTATTCGGTGCCGTGCGTGACGACGATGACCGGCGCAGTCGCGACTGTGGCAGCGATTCGTGCGCTGCGGGAAGAAGAGCTTCAGGTGAGGAGTCTCCAGGATTACCACGCTCAAGCCGCGAGCAAGTAG
- a CDS encoding nucleotidyltransferase domain-containing protein has product MKLVNPAVNITAYRGSACFAKDHPAMSATEELTKATAEQIQRLCDEIVRCFHPERIILFGSYAYGDPSPDSDVDLLVVMPFEGSSREQAARIRSLIDTPLALDLLVRSPNQISERLAMDDFFISEITKQGKVLYEAHHA; this is encoded by the coding sequence TTGAAACTCGTTAATCCAGCCGTTAATATCACTGCTTACCGAGGCAGCGCTTGCTTCGCAAAAGACCACCCAGCTATGAGTGCGACAGAAGAACTGACTAAGGCTACTGCGGAACAAATCCAGCGCCTATGCGATGAGATTGTTCGCTGTTTTCATCCTGAGAGAATCATCCTCTTTGGCTCTTACGCCTATGGTGACCCGTCGCCCGACTCTGACGTGGACCTTCTGGTCGTTATGCCATTTGAAGGAAGCTCACGTGAACAAGCTGCGAGAATTCGGAGCCTGATCGATACGCCGCTCGCCCTCGATCTTCTTGTTCGAAGCCCGAACCAGATTTCTGAACGCTTGGCAATGGATGACTTTTTTATCAGCGAAATCACGAAGCAGGGCAAGGTGCTTTATGAAGCCCATCACGCTTGA
- a CDS encoding sigma-70 family RNA polymerase sigma factor has translation MTPSPGTISRLLLDWRDGDKTALDKLVPLVYRELRRLAGYYMRRQRADHTLQTSALINEAYLRLIDHKNMRWENRAHFYAVAAQAMRRILVDHARSRGYAKRGGGALKVSFDEAVIGAEERAAELIALDDALKDLAEIDPRKSQVVELRYFGGLSVDETAEVVGVSPATVMREWRSAKGWLLKAISKGEQ, from the coding sequence ATGACTCCCTCACCCGGAACGATAAGTAGGCTTTTGCTGGATTGGCGCGATGGTGATAAGACTGCGCTCGATAAACTGGTCCCTCTGGTATATCGGGAGCTGCGCCGGTTAGCTGGCTATTACATGCGCCGTCAGCGCGCCGACCATACTCTACAAACGTCAGCATTGATCAACGAGGCTTATCTGAGGCTGATCGATCACAAGAACATGCGATGGGAGAATCGAGCTCACTTCTACGCGGTAGCCGCGCAGGCGATGCGCCGAATCCTGGTAGACCACGCTCGAAGCCGCGGCTATGCAAAGCGAGGAGGGGGCGCGCTCAAGGTATCGTTTGATGAAGCGGTCATCGGCGCCGAAGAGCGAGCGGCGGAACTGATCGCGCTTGACGATGCGTTGAAAGATCTGGCGGAAATCGACCCGCGAAAGTCTCAGGTAGTTGAGTTGAGGTACTTCGGCGGGCTCAGCGTAGATGAGACAGCAGAGGTCGTAGGAGTATCGCCTGCGACTGTAATGCGCGAATGGCGAAGCGCTAAAGGCTGGCTGCTGAAAGCGATCAGCAAGGGAGAGCAATGA
- a CDS encoding phosphoribosyltransferase family protein, with translation MEKTLRVLRSKEEIRDRISQLADEIRAVAPAGELTIVGILDDAFVFLADLVRALDIPINCCFMKVTRHRHGGQSEVLFTSEFDPRGRDILLVEAVVATGVTLDYITEHLATRGVKSLRTCVLVDKPGERRVQVKPDFAAFQTDEGFIFGYGLGIQNQYRQLPYLAVMDE, from the coding sequence ATGGAAAAGACTCTCCGAGTATTACGCTCAAAAGAAGAAATAAGAGACCGCATAAGCCAGCTTGCCGATGAAATTCGCGCGGTGGCTCCGGCTGGTGAGCTGACAATCGTCGGCATACTCGACGACGCTTTCGTGTTTCTGGCCGACCTGGTTCGGGCGCTCGACATCCCGATCAATTGTTGTTTTATGAAGGTCACTCGTCACCGCCACGGCGGTCAGAGCGAGGTGCTGTTCACCAGTGAATTCGACCCGCGCGGACGCGACATACTTTTGGTCGAGGCAGTGGTAGCGACCGGCGTGACGCTCGACTACATCACCGAACACCTGGCAACGCGCGGGGTGAAATCCTTGCGCACCTGCGTGCTCGTAGATAAACCAGGGGAGCGGCGAGTGCAGGTCAAGCCGGACTTCGCGGCCTTTCAAACCGACGAGGGCTTCATCTTCGGATACGGATTGGGAATTCAGAACCAATACCGCCAGCTTCCGTATCTAGCAGTGATGGACGAATGA
- the dtd gene encoding D-aminoacyl-tRNA deacylase, giving the protein MRAVVQRVTDARVEVGGEIVGEIGAGFLVLLGIAGDDANTDADYLAEKIVNLRVFDDDEGKMNRSLLETAGAMLVVSQFTLYGDVRRGRRPSYSDAAEPEKANELYEYFVERVRSFGVKVETGVLQATMKVSLVNDGPVTMLLDSRKLF; this is encoded by the coding sequence ATGCGCGCAGTCGTGCAGCGAGTAACTGACGCCCGCGTCGAAGTCGGCGGCGAAATTGTCGGCGAAATCGGCGCGGGGTTTCTCGTATTGTTGGGTATCGCCGGCGATGATGCGAACACGGATGCCGATTATCTCGCGGAAAAGATCGTCAACCTTCGCGTATTCGACGATGACGAAGGGAAGATGAACCGGTCGCTTTTGGAAACGGCCGGAGCGATGCTGGTGGTTTCGCAGTTCACGCTTTACGGCGACGTGCGCCGCGGCCGTCGCCCCTCTTACTCAGACGCAGCAGAACCCGAGAAGGCAAACGAGCTTTACGAATACTTCGTCGAGCGAGTGCGATCATTCGGTGTAAAAGTCGAGACCGGCGTCTTGCAAGCAACCATGAAGGTGAGTCTGGTCAACGATGGGCCAGTGACCATGTTGCTGGATAGTCGAAAGCTGTTTTGA
- a CDS encoding alpha/beta hydrolase, with protein MRLTLVAACLLTILTVPLAGTPASPHNAFPTQKSSAGSMIDLGSRKLYINCSGEAVIGSPTVVLEAGLNASSETWSNIQPEIAKFTRVCSYDRAGMRKSDPSPQQPTTSSQIARELHLLLSKSGVTGRLVLVGHSLGGLIVRMYASLYPKDVAGIVLVDSVHEEETARWLAMLPAETRKEMEARGGKRLLGVTQIDLEKSNAEMQAANWRTRVPLVVLSRGKTSYNPDDYPPQLRSLAPKGEELRIKLQEDLARRSSRSKHIFAEKSGHLIHRDQPELVIDSIRQVVEAARLKNPKSS; from the coding sequence ATGAGACTCACATTAGTCGCGGCGTGCCTGCTCACGATCCTAACCGTCCCGTTAGCCGGTACCCCCGCCAGTCCTCACAATGCTTTTCCCACTCAGAAATCTTCCGCGGGTAGTATGATTGACCTTGGTAGTCGCAAACTCTATATCAATTGTTCAGGAGAAGCGGTCATCGGCAGCCCGACTGTGGTTTTGGAAGCCGGGTTGAATGCCTCGTCGGAAACCTGGAGCAACATTCAACCTGAAATCGCCAAGTTCACACGAGTCTGTTCCTATGACCGAGCCGGAATGAGGAAGAGTGATCCGTCCCCGCAACAGCCCACGACAAGCTCGCAGATAGCTCGCGAATTGCACCTCCTGCTTTCTAAGTCAGGGGTGACCGGACGCCTCGTTTTGGTGGGTCATTCTCTTGGCGGACTCATCGTGCGAATGTATGCCAGCCTCTATCCAAAAGATGTAGCCGGCATAGTGCTCGTCGATTCGGTTCACGAGGAAGAGACCGCTAGGTGGCTCGCGATGTTACCAGCGGAGACTCGAAAAGAAATGGAGGCTCGCGGAGGTAAAAGACTACTGGGAGTTACGCAAATCGACTTGGAGAAGAGCAACGCTGAGATGCAAGCCGCGAATTGGCGCACCAGGGTGCCGCTCGTCGTGTTGTCGCGCGGAAAGACATCCTACAATCCGGACGATTACCCGCCTCAGTTGCGTTCGCTGGCGCCGAAGGGAGAAGAGCTGCGGATCAAGCTGCAAGAGGACCTCGCGCGACGCTCAAGCCGAAGCAAGCATATCTTTGCCGAGAAGAGCGGCCACCTGATTCATCGCGATCAGCCTGAGTTGGTCATCGATTCCATTCGGCAGGTCGTCGAGGCGGCGAGACTGAAGAACCCTAAGAGCTCTTAA
- a CDS encoding Synaptonemal complex 1, producing MSDENDTKRLTEDDGLLAGDALLHAVRRDMQGMYGLVKALDQKVEAVDQRVEALGTKVEALDAKVEALDAKVEA from the coding sequence ATGAGCGACGAAAACGATACAAAGCGGTTGACTGAGGACGATGGATTGCTTGCGGGGGATGCTTTGCTCCACGCTGTGCGTCGAGACATGCAAGGCATGTACGGGCTAGTCAAAGCGCTCGATCAAAAGGTTGAGGCTGTTGATCAAAGGGTTGAGGCTCTCGGTACAAAGGTTGAGGCTCTCGATGCAAAGGTTGAGGCTCTCGATGCAAAGGTTGAGGC
- a CDS encoding nucleoside transporter C-terminal domain-containing protein produces the protein MKYHFISAAGLLIFAGIAWLLSTDRRKVSWKTVAWGMALQLVIGLLIFRVPGSHRPFLWLNAGVLALLDASKAGTAFLFGPLASPDAPGSIGFILIFQVLPVAIFFAAFTALLYHLRLLQWVVRLFAKVFHRTMAISGAESLCGAANIFVGVESALVIRPYLDKMTRSELLTVLTTGMATVASSTLGIYVAFLTGVFPQIAGHLLSASVLAIPAAIVVCKLLVPETETPETALGVPPEDESTRARNLMSAIIAGSMDGLKLAAGISALLIAILGLVALGDKMLGLGSSWFGMTEPLSLVRILSWVFRPFAYLLGIQPSDVPMAARLLGERVILTEVVSYNDLAQVISNGQVSDGRTVVILSYALCGFAHVASVAIFVGGTAALCPKRRDDLAALGWRALVAATLATLMTGCVAGIFSNGEGVLLLR, from the coding sequence ATGAAATATCACTTCATCTCGGCTGCAGGCCTCCTGATCTTTGCGGGAATCGCCTGGTTGCTGTCTACTGACCGTCGAAAGGTGTCATGGAAAACGGTCGCGTGGGGCATGGCGTTGCAGCTTGTGATTGGATTGCTGATCTTTCGCGTTCCAGGTTCACACCGCCCGTTTTTGTGGCTGAACGCCGGTGTTTTAGCTTTGCTCGACGCCTCGAAAGCCGGCACGGCTTTCTTGTTTGGGCCTCTTGCAAGCCCCGATGCGCCGGGATCGATCGGCTTCATTCTGATATTTCAAGTCCTGCCCGTCGCGATCTTCTTCGCAGCGTTCACCGCGCTTCTATATCACCTGCGGTTGCTCCAGTGGGTAGTGCGTCTGTTCGCAAAAGTCTTTCACCGCACGATGGCAATCAGCGGGGCGGAATCCTTGTGCGGTGCAGCGAACATCTTCGTGGGCGTCGAATCGGCGCTGGTGATCAGGCCCTATCTCGACAAGATGACGCGGTCAGAGCTGCTGACAGTGTTGACTACGGGGATGGCCACGGTCGCGTCGAGCACGCTTGGAATCTACGTGGCGTTCCTGACCGGCGTGTTCCCGCAGATAGCCGGCCATCTGCTGTCGGCTTCGGTGCTGGCGATTCCGGCGGCGATCGTCGTCTGCAAGCTGCTCGTTCCCGAGACTGAAACGCCTGAGACCGCGCTTGGAGTTCCGCCGGAAGACGAGTCCACGCGTGCGCGCAATCTGATGAGCGCGATCATCGCGGGCTCGATGGACGGCTTGAAGCTCGCAGCGGGAATCTCCGCGCTGTTGATTGCGATTCTGGGGCTCGTAGCGCTTGGCGACAAGATGCTCGGGCTCGGGAGCTCGTGGTTTGGAATGACCGAGCCGCTCTCGCTGGTAAGAATCTTGAGCTGGGTCTTTAGGCCGTTTGCCTACCTGCTTGGAATTCAGCCGAGTGACGTTCCTATGGCGGCGCGGTTGTTGGGAGAGCGCGTGATCCTGACCGAGGTTGTTTCTTACAACGATCTCGCTCAAGTTATCTCGAACGGACAGGTCAGCGACGGGCGCACGGTGGTGATCCTGAGTTATGCGCTATGCGGGTTCGCGCACGTGGCGTCGGTTGCGATCTTCGTAGGCGGCACGGCGGCGCTTTGCCCCAAGCGTCGCGACGATCTTGCCGCGCTTGGATGGCGCGCGTTGGTGGCGGCGACGTTAGCCACGTTGATGACGGGGTGCGTCGCAGGGATCTTTAGCAACGGCGAGGGCGTCTTGCTGCTCAGATGA
- the ftsH gene encoding ATP-dependent zinc metalloprotease FtsH: MNSTVRQIVFWVLIIGGAFLLYSVFSGRNSPKEMPLSYSALLEKVQNKPTQVKKAQLEDGHGIRGELVTGETFTTELPNSFVQADIAKQLKESGVDVSFKSTSSSQWLLGLISYAPLLVFIGLWIFMMRQMQSGGNKALSFGKSRAKLLSNQQKRVTFKDVAGVEEAKEELQEIIEFLKEPQKFQKLGGRIPKGVLMMGPPGTGKTLLARAIAGEANVPFFSISGSDFVEMFVGVGASRVRDLFEQGKKNAPCIIFIDEIDAVGRHRGAGLGGGHDEREQTLNQLLVEMDGFESNDGVILIASTNRPDVLDPALLRPGRFDRRVIVQRPDVKGREGILAVHTRKIPLGDDVDINVVARSTPGFTGADLANLVNEAALSAARYNKKAVSMKDFEWAKDKVLMGAERRSIVMSNEEKRNTAYHEGGHTLVGIKVPNADPIHKVSIIPRGMALGVTMQLPEADRYSHTRDYLEGQIAIMMGGRIAEEVFLNHMTTGAANDIEKATELARKMVCEFGMSSLGPITYGKKEEQIFLGREIAQHQDYSEDTAIKIDQEVNRLIIDQYNRAHQIIVENKDALVRLAEALLERESLDSIQIRRLVAGLPLDDDEPTPAREDMPKAEAKPSMLNPISPPVPGGAQA, translated from the coding sequence GTGAACTCAACGGTCCGGCAGATAGTATTCTGGGTTCTTATAATCGGTGGCGCATTTCTTCTCTACTCGGTGTTCTCGGGCAGGAACAGCCCGAAGGAAATGCCGCTGAGCTACTCTGCACTTCTTGAAAAGGTCCAGAACAAGCCGACTCAGGTCAAGAAGGCTCAGCTCGAAGACGGCCACGGAATTAGAGGCGAGCTGGTGACCGGCGAAACCTTTACCACCGAACTTCCCAACTCGTTCGTCCAGGCGGACATAGCCAAGCAGTTGAAGGAAAGCGGCGTCGATGTTTCGTTTAAGAGCACTTCGTCGAGTCAATGGCTTTTAGGGCTGATCAGCTATGCGCCGCTTCTCGTGTTCATCGGCTTGTGGATTTTCATGATGCGCCAGATGCAGTCGGGCGGCAACAAGGCGCTTTCTTTCGGCAAGTCTCGCGCGAAGCTCTTGAGCAATCAGCAGAAGCGCGTCACTTTTAAAGACGTCGCCGGGGTCGAAGAAGCCAAAGAAGAGTTGCAAGAGATCATCGAGTTCCTGAAGGAGCCTCAGAAATTCCAGAAGCTTGGCGGGCGAATTCCCAAGGGCGTGCTTATGATGGGCCCGCCCGGCACGGGCAAGACGCTGCTTGCTCGCGCAATCGCCGGCGAAGCCAACGTCCCGTTCTTTTCAATCTCCGGGTCCGATTTTGTTGAGATGTTTGTCGGCGTCGGGGCCAGCCGGGTTCGCGATCTGTTTGAGCAAGGCAAGAAGAACGCTCCGTGCATCATCTTCATTGACGAGATCGACGCCGTCGGGCGTCATCGCGGCGCCGGGCTCGGGGGCGGTCACGATGAACGCGAACAGACCTTGAATCAGTTGCTGGTCGAGATGGACGGCTTCGAATCAAACGACGGCGTTATTCTGATAGCGTCCACCAACCGGCCTGACGTGCTCGACCCTGCGCTGCTGCGTCCGGGACGCTTCGACCGCCGGGTCATCGTACAGCGGCCCGATGTTAAAGGCCGCGAAGGCATACTCGCGGTTCACACGCGAAAGATTCCGCTCGGCGACGACGTTGACATAAATGTTGTGGCTCGCAGCACCCCGGGCTTTACCGGGGCCGATCTGGCGAACCTCGTGAACGAAGCTGCGTTGAGCGCCGCGCGCTACAACAAGAAGGCCGTGTCGATGAAGGACTTCGAATGGGCGAAGGACAAAGTGCTGATGGGGGCCGAGCGCCGCTCGATCGTTATGTCGAACGAAGAGAAGCGCAACACCGCTTATCACGAAGGCGGCCACACTCTGGTGGGGATCAAGGTCCCGAACGCTGACCCGATTCATAAAGTCTCGATAATCCCGCGCGGCATGGCGCTGGGCGTCACAATGCAATTGCCTGAGGCAGACCGCTACTCGCATACCCGCGATTACCTCGAAGGCCAGATCGCGATTATGATGGGCGGCCGAATCGCCGAAGAGGTTTTCCTGAATCACATGACCACCGGTGCGGCGAACGACATCGAGAAGGCCACCGAGCTTGCGCGCAAGATGGTGTGTGAGTTTGGAATGTCGAGCCTCGGGCCGATCACCTACGGCAAGAAGGAAGAGCAGATCTTTTTGGGCCGCGAGATCGCTCAGCATCAAGACTACAGCGAAGACACCGCTATCAAGATCGATCAAGAAGTGAATCGCTTGATAATTGATCAGTACAACCGCGCGCATCAGATCATTGTCGAGAACAAGGACGCGCTGGTGCGGCTGGCGGAAGCGCTTTTGGAGCGCGAGTCGCTCGACTCGATTCAGATTCGGCGACTGGTGGCCGGCTTGCCTCTCGATGATGACGAGCCCACACCGGCTCGCGAGGATATGCCCAAGGCCGAGGCGAAGCCCTCGATGCTGAATCCGATCAGCCCGCCGGTACCGGGCGGCGCACAGGCCTAG